Proteins from a genomic interval of Cervus elaphus chromosome 13, mCerEla1.1, whole genome shotgun sequence:
- the CRABP1 gene encoding cellular retinoic acid-binding protein 1, whose translation MPNFAGTWKMRSSENFDELLKALGVNAMLRKVAVAAASKPHVEIRQDGDQFYIKTSTTVRTTEINFKVGEGFEEETVDGRKCRSLPTWENENKIHCTQTLLEGDGPKTYWTRELANDELILTFGADDVVCTRIYVRE comes from the exons ATGCCCAACTTCGCCGGCACCTGGAAGATGCGCAGCAGCGAGAATTTCGACGAGCTGCTCAAGGCGCTGG GTGTGAACGCCATGCTGAGGAAAGTGGCCGTGGCGGCTGCGTCCAAGCCGCACGTGGAGATCCGCCAGGACGGGGATCAGTTCTACATCAAGACGTCCACCACGGTGCGCACGACCGAGATCAACTTCAAGGTCGGAGAAGGCTTTGAGGAGGAGACCGTGGACGGACGCAAGTGCAGG AGCTTACCCACTTGGGAGAATGAGAACAAGATCCACTGCACACAAACTCTCCTGGAAGGGGACGGCCCCAAAACCTACTGGACCCGTGAGCTGGCCAACGACGAGCTCATCCTG ACGTTCGGCGCCGATGACGTGGTCTGCACGAGGATTTATGTTCGGGAATGA